One Littorina saxatilis isolate snail1 linkage group LG14, US_GU_Lsax_2.0, whole genome shotgun sequence genomic region harbors:
- the LOC138946603 gene encoding uncharacterized protein, producing the protein MLPFQSLSIHPYTSTPTHPPLHIHHYTSTPTHTPLHIHPYTYTTTHPPLHIHPYTSTLHIHPYTSTPTHPPLHIHPYTSTPTHTPLHIHPYTSTPTHTHTSTPTHPPLHIHPYTYTPTHPPLHIHPYTYTHIHPYTSTPTHPPLHIHPYTSTPTHPPLHIHPYTSTPTHPPLHIHPYTSTPTHPPLHIHPYTSTPTHPPITLESFLFSRLAGKVTSGRVRGCPLTLSFKAYKSLPWHTPPPPR; encoded by the exons ATGCTCCCATTCCAATCTCTCTCCATCCACCCCTACACATCCACCCCTACGCATCCACCCCTACACATACACCACTACACATCCACCCCTACACATACACCACTACACATCCACCCCTACACATACACCACTACACATCCACCCCTACACATCCACCCCTACACATCCACCCTACACATCCACCCCTACACATCCACCCCTACACATCCACCCCTACACATCCACCCCTACACATCCACCCCTACACATACACCCCTACACATCCACCCCTACACATCCAcccctacacatacacacacatccacccctACACATCCACCCCTACACATCCACCCCTACACATACACCCCTACACATCCACCCCTACACATCCAcccctacacatacacacacatccacccctACACATCCACCCCTACACATCCACCCCTACACATCCACCCCTACACATCCACCCCTACACATCCACCCCTACACATCCACCCCTACACATCCACCCCTACACATCCACCCCTACACATCCACCCCTACACATCCACCCCTACACATCCACCCCTACACATCCACCCCTACACATCCACCCCTACACATCCACCC ATCACTTTGGAGAGTTTCCTCTTTAGTCGGCTGGCCGGCAAAGTTACCAGCGGCAGAGTCCGCGGCTGCCCTCTCACCCTTTCTTTCAAGGCGTACAAATCCTTGCCGTggcacacccctccccctccccggtGA